The proteins below are encoded in one region of Acidobacteriota bacterium:
- a CDS encoding DUF1304 domain-containing protein — protein sequence MKILSVVLVVLVALEHLYFLYLEMFQWTSPQGRAAFGTTREQAEASKALAANQGLYNGFLSAGLIWGLLHPSAACGVQIQVFFLLCVVVAAIFGAATASRKILWIQGLPAALALASLAALHYFGAVG from the coding sequence ATGAAAATCCTCAGCGTGGTCCTGGTCGTTCTTGTCGCTCTGGAGCATCTGTACTTTCTCTACCTGGAGATGTTCCAGTGGACTTCCCCGCAGGGCAGAGCCGCTTTCGGGACCACCCGCGAGCAGGCGGAGGCGTCGAAGGCTCTTGCCGCCAATCAGGGTCTCTACAACGGCTTCTTGAGCGCCGGGCTGATCTGGGGCCTGCTGCACCCGAGTGCCGCCTGCGGGGTGCAAATCCAGGTGTTCTTCCTGCTCTGCGTGGTGGTGGCGGCGATCTTCGGAGCGGCGACGGCGAGCCGCAAGATTCTGTGGATCCAGGGCCTACCGGCCGCTCTCGCCCTCGCGTCGCTGGCGGCTCTGCACTATTTTGGTGCTGTCGGTTAG
- a CDS encoding PIN domain-containing protein codes for MQRLFVDTSVWFAYVNRRDPDHASVCELIRSFEGRLMTSNYVFDETVTLCRMRLGHPIGQRVGTVLRDPSSVEQIRLTVADEMAAWILFKERSDKHYSFTDCTSFVLLRRLRLVRVAALDADFRREGFTLLPEP; via the coding sequence TTGCAGCGCCTTTTCGTCGATACCAGCGTCTGGTTCGCCTACGTCAATCGGCGGGATCCGGACCACGCCAGCGTCTGCGAGCTGATCCGATCCTTCGAGGGGCGGTTGATGACCTCGAACTACGTGTTCGATGAAACCGTTACCCTGTGCCGTATGCGCCTCGGCCACCCGATCGGCCAGCGGGTGGGGACGGTGCTGCGAGATCCGTCGTCCGTCGAGCAAATCCGTCTCACCGTGGCCGACGAAATGGCCGCCTGGATCCTTTTCAAAGAGCGTTCCGACAAGCACTACAGCTTCACTGACTGCACCTCGTTCGTGCTGCTACGACGCCTGAGGCTCGTCCGGGTTGCCGCCCTCGATGCGGATTTTCGGCGCGAGGGCTTCACCCTGCTACCCGAGCCATGA
- a CDS encoding VOC family protein, with product MNSSPPPSESGSHPGFEGIDHVEMFVPSRREAVGWYGEVLGLDALAERKDWALSPGGPLMISNDQGQTMLALFRADGHGIDPAVRVTPSVGAFRWVAFRASGEGFLRFLGRLAVLNLLDTRGEAVTVERVSDHQSAWSIYFADPWGHALEVTTYDYEVVRQGLVKASEKG from the coding sequence ATGAACTCTTCACCACCCCCTAGCGAATCTGGATCACACCCGGGTTTCGAGGGCATCGACCACGTCGAGATGTTCGTGCCGTCCCGCCGGGAGGCCGTGGGCTGGTACGGAGAAGTCCTGGGGCTCGACGCCCTCGCCGAGCGCAAGGACTGGGCCTTGAGCCCGGGTGGGCCGCTGATGATCTCGAACGACCAGGGACAAACCATGTTGGCCTTGTTCCGAGCGGACGGCCACGGCATCGATCCCGCGGTGCGGGTGACTCCGTCCGTCGGTGCCTTCCGCTGGGTCGCCTTCCGTGCTTCGGGGGAGGGATTTCTCCGTTTCCTCGGGCGTCTGGCGGTCCTGAACCTTCTGGATACACGCGGCGAGGCGGTGACCGTCGAGCGGGTGTCAGACCACCAAAGCGCCTGGTCGATCTACTTCGCCGACCCCTGGGGGCATGCCTTGGAGGTCACCACCTACGACTACGAGGTGGTGCGGCAGGGGCTGGTAAAAGCCTCCGAGAAGGGATGA
- a CDS encoding ribbon-helix-helix protein, CopG family codes for MSKHRTQIQLEDWQYESLRAMAERQGRSLAGVVREAVSAYLADEIDERRDGLAAIEGIGSDEGSRGRDHDLALYSE; via the coding sequence ATGAGCAAGCATCGAACGCAAATCCAGCTCGAAGATTGGCAGTATGAATCCCTCCGAGCGATGGCCGAACGGCAGGGTCGCAGCCTCGCCGGAGTGGTGCGCGAAGCGGTTTCGGCGTACCTGGCCGACGAGATCGATGAGCGTCGTGATGGTCTGGCCGCCATTGAAGGCATCGGATCCGACGAAGGATCGCGCGGACGGGATCACGACCTCGCTCTGTACTCCGAGTAG
- a CDS encoding NADPH:quinone reductase has translation MRAVRVRAFGGPEVLRLEEVPDPVPGSGEVLVQVHAAGINPVDTYIRAGAYGELPDLPYVPGSDAAGVVEAVGAGVESHRPGDRVYVAGWGGRRTGGHAERLTCFADQAWPLPAKCSFSEGAAIGIPCATAYRALVQLGEAVAGDTLLVHGAAGSVGSAAVQLAVSRGLRVFGTASSAEGREFVRSQGAQGVFDHSAPDHLDIAMEAAGIDGFDLILEMAAHRNLNDDLQAVAPGGRIVVIGSRGRIEIDPRHAMMRDATVRGLALANASGDEMAEIHRALGAALAEGSLHPAVSAELPLERAAEAHALVVETGRNGKVVLIP, from the coding sequence ATGAGGGCGGTGAGGGTTCGCGCCTTCGGTGGTCCGGAGGTGCTGCGTCTGGAAGAGGTGCCGGATCCCGTGCCGGGCAGCGGGGAGGTGCTGGTGCAGGTACACGCCGCCGGCATCAACCCGGTCGATACCTACATTCGAGCCGGAGCCTATGGAGAACTTCCGGACCTGCCCTACGTGCCCGGTTCCGACGCCGCCGGGGTGGTGGAAGCCGTCGGGGCCGGGGTGGAGTCCCACCGCCCTGGGGATCGGGTGTACGTTGCCGGTTGGGGCGGGCGGCGAACCGGCGGACACGCCGAGCGGTTGACCTGTTTCGCCGATCAGGCCTGGCCGCTGCCGGCGAAATGTTCCTTCTCCGAGGGCGCGGCGATCGGCATTCCCTGTGCCACGGCATATCGTGCGTTGGTGCAACTCGGCGAAGCGGTGGCTGGCGACACGCTGCTGGTGCATGGCGCCGCCGGTTCCGTCGGATCGGCGGCGGTGCAACTCGCCGTCTCCCGAGGGCTGCGCGTCTTCGGAACCGCCAGTTCTGCTGAGGGTCGGGAGTTCGTTCGCTCGCAGGGTGCACAAGGTGTTTTCGATCACTCGGCGCCGGACCATCTGGACATTGCGATGGAGGCGGCGGGCATCGACGGCTTCGATTTGATCTTGGAGATGGCTGCACACCGCAACTTGAACGACGACCTGCAGGCGGTGGCTCCCGGCGGTCGCATCGTGGTGATCGGTAGCCGGGGGCGCATCGAGATCGACCCGCGCCACGCCATGATGCGCGACGCGACGGTGCGCGGCCTGGCCCTGGCGAACGCCTCTGGCGACGAGATGGCGGAAATCCACCGCGCGCTCGGTGCGGCCCTGGCGGAGGGCTCGCTGCATCCCGCCGTCAGCGCTGAATTGCCGCTCGAGCGAGCCGCCGAGGCCCATGCGCTGGTCGTCGAGACCGGACGCAACGGCAAGGTCGTCCTGATTCCCTGA
- the pheA gene encoding prephenate dehydratase, translating into MNRSPLQDSREALEAIDREILALLKRRMDEVDAIADAKIGAASPLRDRQREDLVFQRVRREAQELGLDPHRIEGLYRQIMEMSIAHQQEHVRHRAKVPLRVAYQGVEGSYSHLAAQERYAGREGGALLTGHESFEEAAAAVRRGSADFALLPIENSTAGSIHATYDLLAEGGLVISGEVVRTIEHCLLALPASSVETLRTVISHPQALMQCEAFLRRLPWVRPVAEFDTAGSARKVRERGDVSVAAIASERAAEVYGLEILERGIQSDTGNATRFFEVAVEAARCPAEADCKTSLQLVLSHEPGSLGKVLTQLAERGVNLTKLESRPRRGTPWQVRFYLDLEGHAESERVAAALEAVRPLTEEMSVLGTYPKG; encoded by the coding sequence ATGAACCGCTCCCCCCTGCAGGATTCCCGCGAGGCCCTCGAGGCCATCGACCGGGAGATCCTCGCCCTGCTCAAACGCCGTATGGACGAGGTGGACGCCATCGCCGACGCCAAGATCGGCGCCGCTTCGCCGCTCAGGGACCGGCAGCGGGAAGATCTGGTGTTTCAGCGGGTGCGCCGGGAGGCGCAGGAGTTGGGGCTCGATCCGCACCGCATCGAGGGGCTCTACCGCCAGATCATGGAGATGTCCATCGCCCACCAGCAGGAGCACGTTCGCCATCGGGCAAAGGTGCCGCTGCGGGTGGCGTACCAAGGGGTCGAGGGTTCCTACAGCCACCTGGCGGCTCAGGAACGCTACGCCGGGCGCGAGGGGGGTGCCCTGCTCACCGGCCACGAATCCTTCGAGGAGGCCGCCGCGGCGGTGCGCCGCGGCAGCGCGGACTTTGCCCTGTTGCCGATCGAAAACTCCACCGCCGGCAGCATCCACGCCACCTACGACCTGTTGGCGGAGGGCGGCCTGGTGATCTCCGGTGAGGTGGTGCGCACCATCGAGCACTGTCTACTGGCCCTGCCGGCAAGCTCTGTCGAGACCCTCCGCACGGTGATCTCTCACCCCCAGGCCTTGATGCAGTGCGAAGCCTTCCTTCGGCGCCTGCCGTGGGTGCGGCCGGTGGCGGAGTTCGACACCGCGGGCTCCGCCCGCAAGGTGCGGGAGCGGGGCGATGTCAGCGTGGCGGCGATCGCCAGCGAGCGGGCGGCGGAGGTCTACGGTCTGGAGATCCTCGAACGCGGCATCCAGAGCGACACGGGCAACGCCACGCGGTTTTTCGAGGTGGCGGTGGAGGCGGCCCGGTGCCCGGCCGAGGCGGACTGCAAGACCTCGCTGCAACTGGTGCTGTCCCATGAGCCGGGATCCCTGGGGAAGGTGTTGACCCAGCTCGCGGAGCGCGGCGTCAACCTCACTAAGCTGGAGTCGCGGCCGCGCCGGGGCACCCCCTGGCAGGTTCGCTTCTATCTCGATCTCGAAGGCCATGCGGAGTCCGAGCGAGTCGCCGCGGCCCTCGAAGCGGTGCGGCCTTTGACGGAGGAGATGAGCGTGCTCGGAACGTATCCGAAGGGCTGA
- a CDS encoding amidase — translation MRRDGEHLEHAGDGGEDPVAASPGHFDRRRFNLLLAAVGASLPAALWAEDEAPEITREVVRAAEQLAGLELTDDERDLMLAGLTDLRADYRAVRAVAPGNEVAPAQSFAVLPAPQRDTPGPMRRSAVSVGEAPRDLEELAFRPVTELAELLRRRQVTSVALTRMYLGRLERWNDLLECVVTLTSERAMAQAEAADREIAAGRWRGPLHGVPWGAKDLLAVKGYPTTWGAEPYREQRLDTDAAVVRRLDDAGAVLVAKLTLGALAWGDVWFGGKTRNPWNPEQGSSGSSAGSASATAAGLVAFAIGTETWGSIVSPSTRCGVTGLRPTFGRVSRTGAMALSWTMDKIGPIARSVEDCALVFDVLHGADPPPVGDPTAVDRSFRWDAEGDPRRLKVGYTRSLFEKPLDEDADQAAEEVRAMDLAALAKLRQLGVELLPFELPSDLPVSHLSYILSAEAAAAFDHLTLSGDDDRLVRQIANAWPNVFRQARTIPAVEYLQASRVRRQVMERMEEALGDLDAYVVPSFGGNHLLLTNLTGHPTVVVPHGFKTDGTPASISFVGRLWGESDALRLAKLYQDGTDFHSRRPDLAAVETRKTD, via the coding sequence ATGCGGCGAGACGGCGAGCATCTAGAGCACGCAGGCGATGGCGGCGAGGACCCGGTCGCAGCGAGCCCCGGCCACTTCGACCGGCGCCGTTTCAACCTGCTGCTGGCTGCCGTCGGGGCGTCGCTGCCGGCCGCCCTGTGGGCGGAGGACGAGGCGCCGGAGATCACCCGCGAGGTGGTGCGCGCCGCCGAGCAACTGGCCGGTCTGGAACTGACCGACGACGAGCGCGACCTGATGCTCGCAGGGCTCACCGATCTGCGCGCCGACTACCGGGCCGTGCGCGCCGTGGCACCCGGTAACGAAGTGGCGCCAGCTCAGAGTTTCGCGGTGTTGCCGGCGCCGCAGCGCGACACGCCGGGGCCGATGCGCCGTTCGGCGGTTTCCGTGGGCGAGGCGCCGCGGGACCTCGAAGAACTGGCCTTCCGGCCGGTCACCGAACTGGCGGAGCTGCTGCGCCGGCGGCAGGTGACCTCGGTCGCGCTGACCCGCATGTACCTCGGCCGTTTGGAGCGCTGGAACGATCTGCTGGAGTGCGTGGTCACCCTCACCTCGGAGCGGGCGATGGCGCAGGCCGAGGCGGCGGATCGCGAGATCGCCGCCGGCCGCTGGCGGGGCCCCCTCCACGGCGTACCCTGGGGAGCGAAGGATCTGCTGGCGGTGAAGGGCTATCCCACCACCTGGGGAGCAGAGCCCTACCGCGAACAACGCCTCGATACGGACGCCGCGGTGGTCCGCCGGCTGGACGACGCCGGCGCGGTACTGGTCGCCAAGCTCACCCTCGGGGCGTTGGCCTGGGGAGATGTGTGGTTCGGCGGCAAGACGCGCAATCCCTGGAACCCGGAGCAGGGCTCGAGCGGCTCCTCCGCCGGCTCCGCCTCGGCCACCGCCGCCGGCCTGGTGGCCTTCGCCATCGGCACCGAGACCTGGGGCTCGATCGTTTCGCCGTCCACCCGCTGCGGAGTGACCGGCCTGCGGCCGACCTTCGGCCGGGTGAGTCGGACCGGCGCGATGGCCTTGTCCTGGACGATGGACAAGATTGGCCCCATCGCCCGCTCGGTGGAGGACTGCGCCCTGGTCTTCGATGTGCTCCACGGCGCCGATCCACCGCCGGTGGGCGATCCCACTGCGGTGGATCGTTCGTTCCGCTGGGATGCCGAGGGCGATCCGCGCCGGCTGAAGGTGGGCTACACCCGCTCACTGTTCGAAAAACCGCTGGACGAAGACGCCGACCAGGCCGCTGAGGAAGTGCGGGCGATGGACCTCGCGGCCTTGGCGAAGTTGCGGCAACTGGGAGTGGAGCTGCTGCCCTTCGAGCTGCCGTCGGACCTGCCGGTTTCCCATCTTTCCTACATTCTGAGCGCCGAGGCGGCGGCGGCCTTCGATCACCTCACTTTGAGCGGCGACGATGACCGGCTGGTGCGGCAGATCGCCAACGCTTGGCCCAACGTGTTCCGCCAGGCACGCACCATTCCGGCGGTGGAGTACCTGCAGGCCAGCCGCGTGCGGCGCCAGGTGATGGAACGGATGGAAGAGGCCTTGGGCGACCTCGACGCCTACGTCGTGCCTTCCTTTGGCGGCAACCATCTGCTTTTGACCAACCTCACCGGTCACCCGACGGTGGTGGTACCGCACGGTTTCAAGACGGACGGCACGCCGGCTTCCATCTCCTTCGTCGGGCGCCTGTGGGGCGAGTCCGATGCGCTGCGGCTGGCGAAGCTCTACCAGGACGGGACGGATTTCCACTCGCGCCGCCCGGACCTCGCCGCGGTGGAGACTCGCAAGACGGATTGA
- a CDS encoding glycosyltransferase family 39 protein: MVKVAEMGRTGGGGEVSRWLAAGAWGALVVLWLLDAKLDLPAGLPRTVAGLAAGASLWAVWRHPTLLRKPGRWLPLALLGLSLVVRFTGIEYEISGHYYADEGTYYKQSTLINEGRLLSPSFNYGHFLYWAGAFALWLAELFSGLSASLIGLWGVTEPIDRAWWVLRSVVALASALTVLPVYALATRLGGRFGGLAASLLLIFSPLFNQLSHLILCDTVSAFFATLCAACVGRLVDVENRRDYLLAGAASGLAAASKYPAGVVAVAIIAVWLLHRLTSRRWNAGLLWAGAASLGSFLVVMVAMFKHPEAAFLSRRGIFFGVRQYAGGGWLGVQPQSNLAWYGNELWVTFGIGALLLGLSGFLWHRRDTLRRVAWNLVFPLTFLWLMVAMTMVVKRNLLPVLPVLAVLLGVGLAGWWRCFGSERPGGSAKRSWLAALLLVAALALPWWTTAQQAVGLASPSNREWTMAWIVDHLPPGARFVKESYTPRLPPDFPYSNSRFAGRFSLDQIRHPQNDFLLLSSAAYRRFLAPENLTKEHHRVFAQRYRQIFDEMTPLKDFHPSPTRRGPVLRLYALDPPDPRLERRRPFRAAEGFCADGARVAEQRAVYEATGGWCLFKGYFEPGEYRLEWVGSEVAAAAAQVDVRMREGEKVGWSPLPGRIRLPQPGKVFFYVRLPPGAQLESFGVVGVAAEDPPASLPRNDR, translated from the coding sequence ATGGTGAAGGTGGCGGAGATGGGCCGTACCGGAGGTGGGGGAGAGGTCAGCCGGTGGCTTGCCGCCGGGGCGTGGGGGGCCTTGGTCGTCCTCTGGTTATTGGACGCAAAGTTAGACCTTCCGGCCGGTCTGCCTCGCACCGTCGCCGGCCTCGCTGCCGGCGCCAGCCTGTGGGCCGTTTGGCGGCACCCGACGCTGCTGCGCAAGCCCGGCCGCTGGTTGCCCTTGGCGCTCCTCGGCCTTTCCCTGGTCGTCCGCTTCACCGGTATCGAGTACGAAATCTCCGGCCACTACTATGCCGACGAGGGCACTTACTATAAGCAGTCGACGCTGATCAACGAAGGGCGGCTGCTGTCGCCGTCCTTCAACTACGGCCATTTTCTGTACTGGGCCGGGGCCTTCGCGCTGTGGCTGGCGGAGCTGTTTTCGGGCCTCTCGGCGAGCCTAATCGGCCTATGGGGAGTGACCGAGCCGATCGATCGTGCTTGGTGGGTGTTGCGCTCGGTGGTGGCCCTGGCGAGCGCCCTCACGGTGCTGCCGGTGTACGCCCTGGCGACCCGCCTGGGAGGTCGCTTTGGCGGCCTGGCGGCCTCGCTGCTGCTGATCTTTTCGCCGCTTTTCAACCAGTTGAGCCACCTGATCCTGTGCGACACCGTTTCGGCGTTTTTCGCCACCCTGTGCGCCGCCTGTGTCGGGCGCCTGGTGGATGTTGAGAACCGGCGCGACTACCTGCTCGCCGGCGCCGCGTCGGGCCTGGCCGCGGCCAGCAAGTACCCGGCCGGCGTGGTGGCGGTGGCGATCATTGCGGTGTGGCTGCTGCACCGGTTGACCTCCCGGCGATGGAACGCCGGACTGCTGTGGGCCGGCGCCGCTTCCCTGGGGAGTTTTCTGGTGGTGATGGTGGCGATGTTCAAGCATCCGGAAGCGGCTTTCTTGAGCCGCCGCGGCATCTTCTTCGGAGTGCGCCAGTACGCCGGCGGCGGCTGGCTCGGGGTGCAGCCGCAGAGTAACCTCGCCTGGTACGGCAACGAGCTGTGGGTGACCTTCGGGATCGGCGCTCTTCTGCTCGGCCTATCGGGCTTCTTGTGGCATCGGCGCGACACCCTGCGGCGGGTGGCCTGGAACCTGGTTTTCCCGCTCACTTTTCTGTGGCTGATGGTGGCGATGACGATGGTGGTCAAGCGCAACCTGCTGCCGGTTTTGCCGGTGTTGGCGGTGCTTCTCGGAGTGGGCCTGGCCGGCTGGTGGCGGTGCTTCGGTAGCGAGCGGCCAGGGGGTTCCGCAAAACGGTCGTGGCTGGCCGCGCTGCTGCTGGTCGCCGCCCTGGCGTTGCCCTGGTGGACGACGGCGCAGCAGGCCGTGGGGTTGGCGAGCCCGAGCAATCGCGAGTGGACGATGGCCTGGATCGTGGATCACCTGCCGCCCGGTGCCCGCTTCGTCAAGGAGTCGTATACCCCTCGCTTGCCGCCGGACTTTCCCTACAGTAACTCGCGTTTCGCCGGCCGTTTTTCGCTCGATCAGATTCGCCATCCACAGAATGATTTTCTGCTCCTGTCGAGTGCCGCCTACCGGCGCTTCCTCGCGCCGGAGAATCTGACCAAAGAACATCACCGGGTGTTTGCCCAGCGCTACCGTCAGATCTTCGATGAGATGACGCCGCTCAAGGATTTCCATCCCAGCCCGACCCGACGAGGTCCGGTGCTGCGCCTCTATGCCCTCGACCCGCCGGATCCCCGGCTCGAGCGGCGCCGGCCCTTCCGGGCGGCGGAAGGCTTCTGTGCAGACGGCGCCCGCGTCGCCGAACAACGGGCCGTCTACGAGGCGACCGGCGGCTGGTGCTTGTTCAAAGGCTATTTCGAACCGGGGGAGTATCGGTTGGAGTGGGTCGGTTCGGAAGTGGCGGCTGCCGCCGCCCAGGTCGATGTGCGGATGCGCGAGGGGGAGAAGGTCGGCTGGTCGCCGCTGCCCGGGCGGATCCGGTTGCCACAACCGGGAAAGGTCTTCTTCTATGTGCGATTGCCGCCGGGCGCGCAGCTCGAGTCTTTCGGCGTGGTGGGCGTCGCGGCGGAGGACCCGCCGGCAAGCCTCCCGAGGAACGACCGATGA
- a CDS encoding DMT family protein, whose product MSILSRTLCLLVISNLFMLTAWYLHLKLLDHRPWYVASAVSWGIAFFEYTVHIPANRIGYQVLSLSELQILQVGLSLVLFMPFSVLVMGKPIKLDYVWAALCLGGAAYFIFRPDG is encoded by the coding sequence ATGTCTATTTTGAGCCGCACGCTGTGCCTGCTGGTGATATCCAACCTGTTCATGTTGACGGCTTGGTATCTGCACTTGAAGTTGCTGGACCACCGTCCCTGGTACGTCGCATCGGCGGTGAGCTGGGGGATTGCCTTTTTCGAGTACACCGTCCACATTCCGGCGAACCGCATCGGGTACCAGGTGCTGAGTTTGTCGGAACTCCAGATCCTCCAGGTGGGCCTGTCGCTCGTGCTGTTCATGCCCTTCTCGGTGCTGGTGATGGGCAAACCGATCAAGCTCGACTATGTATGGGCGGCGCTGTGTCTGGGCGGCGCCGCTTACTTCATCTTCAGGCCTGATGGCTAG
- a CDS encoding RidA family protein, producing MNGQKKTVLIGLLIAALAFAAGFALGGEDPVQRFKLPGADGRPFSHAVVAHPTVYIAGTLGLDPRTRKPPADARAEARLALDGIRDKLELAGATMDDLVSVQVFCTDLELYDDFNAVYATYFEKDFPARTFVGSGPLLFGSRFEINAIAVKS from the coding sequence ATGAACGGACAAAAGAAGACGGTTTTGATCGGCCTGCTGATCGCGGCGCTGGCCTTTGCCGCGGGCTTCGCCCTGGGAGGGGAAGATCCCGTCCAGCGATTCAAACTGCCCGGCGCCGATGGCCGCCCCTTCAGCCACGCGGTGGTCGCCCACCCCACGGTCTACATCGCCGGCACCCTGGGGCTCGACCCGAGAACCCGCAAGCCACCGGCGGACGCCCGGGCTGAGGCCCGGCTGGCGCTCGACGGCATCCGCGACAAGTTGGAGCTGGCCGGCGCCACCATGGATGATCTCGTGTCGGTGCAGGTGTTTTGTACCGATTTGGAGCTCTACGACGACTTCAATGCCGTCTACGCCACCTATTTCGAGAAGGACTTCCCGGCCCGCACCTTCGTTGGCTCCGGGCCGCTGCTCTTCGGCAGCCGATTCGAGATCAACGCCATTGCGGTCAAGAGCTGA
- a CDS encoding sulfatase-like hydrolase/transferase encodes MTPLSPRSRIAGLLVVVVAALAGCGGEPSNPDPAPPNFLLIVTDDQRWDTLFAMPHLAASLGRDALRFDNAFVTNPVCCPFRSSLLAGGFPSHQTGVLTATPLNGAAARFDDSETLATLLSRRGYRTGLIGKYLNFYDQIAPRVPPGWNRFMVATTPYRWWNTEWIVGASGVDGPAEGQRQTTGAYITYVEAEAALAFLDEASAGEPFFLLVATHAPHRPAIPPQADDGRWRDFSYRARAFDEEDLADKPDYVRRREDFFHQHNAESGLVGVLPRGQLEALGAVDRMVRDLMVRLEERGLADNTVVVFTSDNGMLWGEHRLFTKSLPYEESIRVPLLMRLPGVAPRVMTELVAVDLDLAATLLDLAGIERPAEGRSLLPLAEGHGAGWRDALRFENFGVDPDVVPPWVALRTDRWKYVEYATGERELYDLEDDPFELDNRVAGPRVADAERTAERLAARLGGFRGLAMADSSRLPEARLGESWSHPLTAVGGTGERSWRVLEGRLPAGLTLQADGRIAGTPTRPGSFRALVEVSDESVSPVTGREQSYRRWFDIRVSR; translated from the coding sequence TTGACCCCCTTGTCGCCGCGAAGCCGGATCGCAGGTCTCCTCGTCGTCGTGGTCGCGGCTCTGGCGGGCTGTGGTGGCGAGCCCTCGAACCCAGATCCGGCGCCGCCGAATTTCCTGCTGATCGTGACCGACGATCAGCGTTGGGACACCCTCTTCGCCATGCCGCACCTGGCGGCTTCCCTCGGGCGCGACGCGCTGCGCTTCGACAATGCCTTCGTCACCAATCCGGTGTGTTGTCCCTTCCGCTCGAGCCTGTTGGCCGGCGGTTTCCCGTCGCACCAGACGGGTGTGCTGACGGCGACTCCGCTCAACGGCGCGGCGGCGCGCTTCGACGACTCGGAGACCCTCGCCACCCTGCTCTCTCGGCGCGGCTACCGCACCGGCCTGATCGGTAAGTACCTCAACTTCTACGACCAGATCGCGCCGCGGGTGCCACCCGGCTGGAACCGCTTCATGGTGGCCACCACACCCTATCGCTGGTGGAACACGGAGTGGATCGTCGGCGCCAGCGGCGTGGACGGGCCGGCAGAGGGGCAGCGGCAAACGACTGGCGCTTACATCACCTACGTCGAGGCCGAAGCGGCGCTGGCCTTCCTCGACGAGGCGAGCGCCGGCGAACCGTTCTTTCTGCTCGTTGCCACCCACGCCCCGCACCGGCCGGCCATTCCGCCGCAGGCCGATGACGGCCGCTGGCGCGATTTCTCCTACCGGGCGCGCGCTTTCGACGAGGAGGACCTCGCCGACAAGCCGGACTACGTGCGGCGGCGCGAGGACTTCTTCCACCAGCACAATGCTGAATCCGGGCTGGTCGGGGTGTTGCCGCGCGGCCAGCTCGAAGCCCTGGGCGCGGTGGACCGCATGGTTCGGGATCTGATGGTCCGCCTCGAAGAGCGCGGCCTGGCCGACAATACGGTGGTCGTTTTCACTTCCGACAACGGCATGCTGTGGGGCGAGCACCGGCTGTTTACCAAGTCGCTGCCCTATGAAGAGTCGATCCGGGTGCCCCTGCTGATGCGCTTGCCGGGGGTGGCGCCGCGGGTGATGACGGAACTGGTGGCGGTGGATCTCGATCTGGCGGCAACCCTCCTGGACCTGGCCGGTATCGAGCGGCCTGCCGAGGGCAGGAGCCTGCTGCCGCTGGCCGAAGGTCACGGCGCTGGCTGGCGCGATGCTTTGCGCTTCGAGAACTTCGGTGTCGATCCGGATGTCGTGCCGCCTTGGGTGGCCCTGCGCACGGACCGCTGGAAGTACGTCGAATACGCCACCGGCGAGCGAGAGCTCTACGACCTCGAGGACGATCCCTTCGAACTCGACAACCGGGTCGCCGGACCGCGAGTCGCCGATGCCGAGCGAACGGCGGAGCGCTTGGCCGCCCGCCTGGGCGGCTTTCGCGGCCTGGCGATGGCCGATTCGAGCCGCCTCCCGGAGGCGCGGTTAGGCGAGTCGTGGAGTCATCCGCTGACCGCCGTCGGCGGGACCGGCGAGCGCTCCTGGCGGGTACTCGAAGGGCGCTTGCCGGCAGGGCTCACCCTCCAGGCCGACGGCCGGATCGCCGGTACCCCGACGCGCCCCGGATCCTTTCGAGCCCTGGTCGAGGTGTCGGACGAGTCCGTTTCGCCGGTGACCGGCCGGGAACAGTCCTATCGGCGCTGGTTCGACATCCGGGTGTCCCGATAG